ATTCTTCACATTGGATTATACTCCTGAATATCCTGATTCAGCTTTTGCCCCTGCAGAAGATTCTAAAAAATCAAAGAAAAAAACTGCAGATAAAACTGAAGAAAGTAAATCTTATATTCCAGGAATCAGAAAGCTTGCTGACTACGTCACAAAATATATGACTAAAAAAGCAAACCTTCAGGATTACAAACCAAACGATGAACTGGAAGAAGACGATAATACAAAAGAGTTCTATATAGAAGACTGGGGTCCTCAGGGAAAAATCGTTGCAGGTGAAAATCATCCATCTTTCTATGTAATTTTCTCACGCCCTGTCCGTTCTCTTCAGGCCTTAGACAAACCTCAGTCTACTTCAGACATAATGACTATTGAACCTGCTCTCCCTGGAGTATTCCGCTGGTATGGAACAAAACATCTCAGCTTTGAATCAGATATTCCAGCCGATCCTACAATTCAATATACAATCAAAATAAATCCTTCTATTAAAACTCCAGATGGAAAAAAACTTACAGGTGATACAGCCTTTACAACTCAGGCAGAACCGGTTGAAGTAATCAACCTTTGGGGTGGATATATTAAAGACAGCGACTGTGCATATAACTGGAATACCGGAGCTCTTCCTCCTTATGAAAACCGCTTTGTTATGCGCACAAATTATACAACCACACTCTCAGCAATTAAACAGAACCTCACTGTTTTAGTAGATGGTACATCCGTTATTTGCGACATTCAGCCTGTTTACAAAGACATTTTCCATATGTGGTCTAACCATGCAGATTTTGATGAAGCAGCAGGCCGCACAAATACCTATCTTGTAGAAATCAAAAGTGATGTTCCTCATAACACACTGGTTGAAGTAATAAATACAAACGGAAAATCAGAAAGCTACAATACACTCATGACCTTTACAATAGAAGAAGTTGGTGAAATGACAGAATATTCTTCTGCAAAATACACCTGGCCTCTTTCAGTTTATTTCTCTCAGGTTCCAGATAAACAGACCCTCATAAACAATATTACTTATGATAACAATCTTCCTCTTAAAGAAGAAAACATTGTAATAAACGGCCGTTCAGTTAAAATCTGTAATCTTCCTTTTGACTATAAACAGGAACATACAATCACCTTTAATTCAGAAATTAAAGATAAATACGGTCAGAATCTTTCACTTAAAAAAGCAACATATAAATTTAAGACACCAGAAGTAAAGGCTTATGTAAGATATCAGAATCATGGCACTACAATGCTCGAAGCACAATTCCCTCACAAAATGATTTTTGAACATCAGAATCTTATTTCGGGAACTTATGCGCTTCAGAAAACTGACCGCCCTGCTGGAAACGGATATTATGCCTTTAATAAAGACAAGTCTTACTCCAAGCTTTTCGACCTGGGTAAAAAGAATCAGCGTAATTTCCAGGAACTCGATTTAGAGCCTTACCTTGATGACGGCTATGGCTTTGTCAGTTTTGAAAGTACTGCAAAATATAAAGAATACAACTACTGGCGTGAAAAATATGAAGATGAAACTTCTTCTATGAGCGGTGTTGTTCAGGTAACAGACCTTGGTATTACAGCGCGAATGTCTATTAACAAAGCTGTAGTAATGGTACGAAGTCTTTCAACCGGAAAACCAGTTGAGAACGCTGAAGTTTATATTGTTCATAATTTAAATGATTATCAGACCTGGGTTGACGGCTCTTATGTTCCAAAGAAGATTTTTGTGTACGGAGATGAATCAACCTATGATAAGATGATTGCAAAAGGCCAGACAGATAAGAATGGGCTTGCTGTTATTACCTACGATGAAAAACAGATTAAAAACATTCAGAGTGATAACCGTAATGCTTTTGTTTATGTTGTAAATGGTAAAGATAAAGCTGCTTTTGCTCCTTCTTCGCATAACACCTGGCGTGCTGGAGTAAACACAGGTTCTATGGACAGAGCACGTACTCCTCAGCAGAGAACCTTTATGTTTGTAGACCGCGGAATTTACCGTCCGGGAGAAATTGTTACCTTCCGTGGAATCGACCGCGATCAGCTGCTCGGTTCATTTACACCTCACAGCGGCTGGTACTCAATTACAGCAAAAGGATCCTGGTGGAACTCAAAAGAAATCATTGAACCAATTGCAGGACAGCTTTCAGAAACCGGAGGCTTCTATGGTTCATTTAAAATTCCTGATGATATAGAACGCGGTATTTATAGTCTTGTTTATTCACGTGAAGGCGATTCAAATGAAACAGCAACAATCCGATTTACAATTGCTGATTTTGAACGTGTAAAATTTGAGTCATCAATTACAGTTCCAGAAATCACATATTTCAGTGGCGATAAACTCACTGCAAACCTTTCTGCAGACTATCTTGCCGGAGGTTCTCTTAGCGGAGCCAAATATGATATTTCATGGTATAAGCAGGCAACAACTTTTAAAACCTCAGAGCCGGAAGCAAAAGGTTATTCATTCTATACAGGAGTTTATCCAGACAGAATTTATTATTCAAATGATACAGGTACTCTTGGTGTAGACGGTACAGCCGCTCTCATTTGTGAATCAGAAAAGATTACAGATGGTGCTCCTTATATCTACCATGTTGAATCAGCAGTTACAGATATTTCAAATCAAAGAATTGCAGCTTCAAATGATATTTTTGTTAATGCTGCTCAATTCTATGCTGGTATTGGTAAAGCACAGAATATCAACGGTTTTGCAAAATCTGGAACAAAGCTTGATATTCCTTATATCCTCGTAACACCAGAAGGAAAAGTCATGAAGGAAAGTGATGTACCTCTAAAAGTTTCATCACTTGAATATTCACTTTCTCATGAAGTCTGGACAATGGTTCATGAACAGAGCGTTGACGACACAATCTATACACGTTATGAACGTTCAGATGTAGAAGATGCCAGCGGAGAACTTAAAGCCCTTGCAAAAGGAATCATCAATATTACTCCAAATACAAGCGGCTGGTACACACTCACACTCACTGGAAAAGACAACCGCGGTGGAAAAGTAATCTGTAAGAGTGAATTCTATGTTACAGGAAGCGGCTCAAGCTGGTTCGATCAGTACAATTCAAATTCACTTAAACTTACTCCAGATAAGTCTCAGTATAATCCGGGAGAAACTGCCCACGTACTTCTTGAAAGCCCGCTTCCAGCTGGCGACTATCTGATAACAGTAGAACGTGAAGGAATCTTTACAGAAGAAATCCGTCACTTTGACAACGGAGCCGAAGTCCTCGATATTCCTGTTGCTGGAAATTATGTACCTGTTGTTTATCTCTCAGTTTCTTCTTACTCAGAACGCCATGGCGCACCAACACATAATTATGGAGAACCAGACCTCGACAAACCGAAAGGCTACTATGGAGTTACACCTATTCTCGTAAATCCTTATGTACGTTCTTTCTCTGTTAAAGTTGAATGTGATAAGCCAAGCTACAAACCTGGAGATATGGCAACAATTAAGTTCACAGCAACAAAAGGCGGAAAACCTTATGAAGGCGCTGAACTTACAGCTATGGCCGTAGATCGTGGAGTTCTCGACCTTATAAATTATCATGTTCCAAATCCAATCGATTTCTTCTACAGCAAAGAAAATTTCCCTCTCAGAGTTTATGGTGGAGACTCACGTGCTTATCTTATGGACCCTGTAACTTACAGTGTTAAAAATCTGATGGGTGGAGACGCACTTGCAGAAGACGCAGAAAAGGAAGACGAACGAAAGGATTTCCGCCCGACAGCTTTTTTTGAACCTGTTCTTGTAACCGATAAAAATGGTGAAGCAACCCTTACCTTTAAAATGCCAGACAGCCTTACAACTTATCGTATTACTGCCTTTGGCGTAAAAGATGATTTGTTTGCTTTACAGGAAGAAGAGGTTAAGGTTCAGAACCCAATAAATATTCAGCAGGTTCAGCCACGTCGTCTCCGTGAACGCGATACTGCAGAATGTGGAGTTCTCATTACAAACCTTGATAAAAACGGACAGAACGTAACTGTAAGCCTTGAAGTGCTTTCTCCAGATAAAGATACTGCACAGGATATTCTTGAAGGCCGCAAAACAATTCCTGGAAAAGGTTTTGTTGATGGCGAGAGTTCTCACACAGTTTATGTTGCCTCTGGACAGTCCAGCGTAGTTTATTTTGATGTTGCAGCTCAGACAGAAGGAACAGTAAATCTTGTTTATACAATTAAATCTGATATTCTGAATGAAAAACTTATTTCACCGATTCGTATTGAAAAGACCTTTGTATATGAAACCGTTACTATGACCGGAACCATTTCTGATGGAAGTAAAGGTCTTGAAAAAGAATCTCTGATAATTCCTGGTTTTGCAAAAGAAGGCCGGGGAGATCTTAAGTTTACTCTTGATGCTACACGACTTGGTGTACTTGGCAGTTCAGTTAATTATCTCTTTGATTATCCTTATGGCTGTCTTGAACAGCAAAGTTCTCGCATACTACCGTTAGTTTGTTTCGGCGAATATATTGATGTCTTTGGTATGAATTCAAAACTACTGAACATAAAAGACTGTATCACAAGCTTTACAAAAAAATGGAAGGATTATCAGCATGAAGACGGAGGTTTTGGTTACTGGCCGGATTCATACTATTCTTCTTCATTTGTAAGCATGCGTATTTTATACATCTATGCACTTGCAATGCAGCGGGGTTATACACCAGAAGATATTCCTATCAATGTAAAGAAACTTTCAAAATATGTTTATGATAGAATTCTCGATTATAAATCTCATGTTACTAATTCGAACTTCTATGATTACGATATGGCTTTTGCCTGCTATGTTTACAGTCTGCTGAATGATACTTCCCTCAATTCTGTTCGTGAAGCACTTTATGGCAGAGCAGATGAACTTACTCTTGATTCACTTGCCTACCTTTCGTTAGCTTATCAGAATTCAGGTAAAGCAGCAGATACAGAAAAGGCAAAAATCATTAACAAGAAAATCCGCCCATACCTGCAGCCAGATCAGCGTAGTGTCACCCTCTCGAAAAAAGCAAAAACGGGTTACTGGTTCTGCTATCAGAATGAAACAGTTCAGTATGCAGCAATCCTCTCTGCTTTTGTATCAGAAAATCCGAACGACAATCTTGTAGACAAATTGATTTATACACTTTTGAAAAAACAGTCTCGTGGTTACTGGCAGAATACAATTACAACTTCTGCTGTGCTTGAATCAATTTATACCTACATTCAAAAGCGCGATCTCGACTCTACAGACTATACTGCTACAGCTTCACTCAATGGTCGTCAGCTCATGAAAGAAAGTTTTAAAGGCGCAGCAGCTAAACCTAAAACTTTGAGCCTGCCTTTTGAAGATGATTTTATCTCTTCGCTTTCACGCGATAAGGCTATACCACTTGTATTTGAAAAGGATGGCGACGGTTACTTATTCTATACTGTAGAAATGAGATACGCCCTTCCAGATGAAGCACAGGCCGCACGCGATGAAGGTTTGAATATTACTTATGAAATCACAGATTTTGAAACTGGTGAACTTATAAATATTTCAAAAGATACCTGTGATGTAACTCTTGAAAGCGGCAAACTTTACAAGGCTAAGGTTTTTGTACAGACCAACCGCACAAGAGAATATGTTGCAGTTCGTGCACCAATTCCTTCTGGTGCAGAAATTCTAGACTTTACTCTTGTAACAACAGGTTCTGCAGCTCAGAGTAATAATTCACAAGGCTGGCGAAGCTGGATCAGTCACAAGAATATAACTGATAACGAAGTGCAGTTCTTCTGGGATGAAATGCACAGCGGCCGTTACTTCTTTGACTTTACATTCCGTGCTGTACGCCGTGGTATTTATCCTACTCCACCAGTTCAGGGTGAATGTATGTATGAGCCGGAAACCTTCGGCCGCAGCGATGGATATCTGTTTATAATTAAGTAGAATGCTTCGCTGTCGTTTACAGAAATTACGGTGCTCCCGCCGGCTTATTCGTGCGGGTGCACTTATCCTTATCCTTCTCTTTGCTTTTCCTGTGGTACTGCGCCTCGTTCCATTTCCTGAGCTAACGGAATTTATGGCGCAGGAATACAGTTGCAGGATTTACGACCGCCGCGGCGAGCTGATTCAGGTAACGGCGCTTAAGGGCGGTGGACGAAGAGAATTTACACCTCTTAAGGAAATTCCTAAAGATCTCCAGAAAGCTTTTCTGAAACAGGAAGACCGGCGTTTTTATTTTCATCACGGTGTAGACTGGTTTTCTCTTTTACGGGCCGCCTCGCAAAATCATCAG
The Treponema bryantii DNA segment above includes these coding regions:
- a CDS encoding alpha-2-macroglobulin family protein — translated: MKKSSFLFLAAVSAILTFGSCKKAQAQSSDSLMSKSDISSQGSPEYKERNSLNLNTDSTNQVDYDSIKKFFTLDYTPEYPDSAFAPAEDSKKSKKKTADKTEESKSYIPGIRKLADYVTKYMTKKANLQDYKPNDELEEDDNTKEFYIEDWGPQGKIVAGENHPSFYVIFSRPVRSLQALDKPQSTSDIMTIEPALPGVFRWYGTKHLSFESDIPADPTIQYTIKINPSIKTPDGKKLTGDTAFTTQAEPVEVINLWGGYIKDSDCAYNWNTGALPPYENRFVMRTNYTTTLSAIKQNLTVLVDGTSVICDIQPVYKDIFHMWSNHADFDEAAGRTNTYLVEIKSDVPHNTLVEVINTNGKSESYNTLMTFTIEEVGEMTEYSSAKYTWPLSVYFSQVPDKQTLINNITYDNNLPLKEENIVINGRSVKICNLPFDYKQEHTITFNSEIKDKYGQNLSLKKATYKFKTPEVKAYVRYQNHGTTMLEAQFPHKMIFEHQNLISGTYALQKTDRPAGNGYYAFNKDKSYSKLFDLGKKNQRNFQELDLEPYLDDGYGFVSFESTAKYKEYNYWREKYEDETSSMSGVVQVTDLGITARMSINKAVVMVRSLSTGKPVENAEVYIVHNLNDYQTWVDGSYVPKKIFVYGDESTYDKMIAKGQTDKNGLAVITYDEKQIKNIQSDNRNAFVYVVNGKDKAAFAPSSHNTWRAGVNTGSMDRARTPQQRTFMFVDRGIYRPGEIVTFRGIDRDQLLGSFTPHSGWYSITAKGSWWNSKEIIEPIAGQLSETGGFYGSFKIPDDIERGIYSLVYSREGDSNETATIRFTIADFERVKFESSITVPEITYFSGDKLTANLSADYLAGGSLSGAKYDISWYKQATTFKTSEPEAKGYSFYTGVYPDRIYYSNDTGTLGVDGTAALICESEKITDGAPYIYHVESAVTDISNQRIAASNDIFVNAAQFYAGIGKAQNINGFAKSGTKLDIPYILVTPEGKVMKESDVPLKVSSLEYSLSHEVWTMVHEQSVDDTIYTRYERSDVEDASGELKALAKGIINITPNTSGWYTLTLTGKDNRGGKVICKSEFYVTGSGSSWFDQYNSNSLKLTPDKSQYNPGETAHVLLESPLPAGDYLITVEREGIFTEEIRHFDNGAEVLDIPVAGNYVPVVYLSVSSYSERHGAPTHNYGEPDLDKPKGYYGVTPILVNPYVRSFSVKVECDKPSYKPGDMATIKFTATKGGKPYEGAELTAMAVDRGVLDLINYHVPNPIDFFYSKENFPLRVYGGDSRAYLMDPVTYSVKNLMGGDALAEDAEKEDERKDFRPTAFFEPVLVTDKNGEATLTFKMPDSLTTYRITAFGVKDDLFALQEEEVKVQNPINIQQVQPRRLRERDTAECGVLITNLDKNGQNVTVSLEVLSPDKDTAQDILEGRKTIPGKGFVDGESSHTVYVASGQSSVVYFDVAAQTEGTVNLVYTIKSDILNEKLISPIRIEKTFVYETVTMTGTISDGSKGLEKESLIIPGFAKEGRGDLKFTLDATRLGVLGSSVNYLFDYPYGCLEQQSSRILPLVCFGEYIDVFGMNSKLLNIKDCITSFTKKWKDYQHEDGGFGYWPDSYYSSSFVSMRILYIYALAMQRGYTPEDIPINVKKLSKYVYDRILDYKSHVTNSNFYDYDMAFACYVYSLLNDTSLNSVREALYGRADELTLDSLAYLSLAYQNSGKAADTEKAKIINKKIRPYLQPDQRSVTLSKKAKTGYWFCYQNETVQYAAILSAFVSENPNDNLVDKLIYTLLKKQSRGYWQNTITTSAVLESIYTYIQKRDLDSTDYTATASLNGRQLMKESFKGAAAKPKTLSLPFEDDFISSLSRDKAIPLVFEKDGDGYLFYTVEMRYALPDEAQAARDEGLNITYEITDFETGELINISKDTCDVTLESGKLYKAKVFVQTNRTREYVAVRAPIPSGAEILDFTLVTTGSAAQSNNSQGWRSWISHKNITDNEVQFFWDEMHSGRYFFDFTFRAVRRGIYPTPPVQGECMYEPETFGRSDGYLFIIK